One part of the Sciurus carolinensis chromosome 6, mSciCar1.2, whole genome shotgun sequence genome encodes these proteins:
- the Synpo gene encoding synaptopodin isoform X2 → MEGYSEETSLLRHLEKVASEEEEVPLVVYLKENAALLTANGLHLSQNREAQESPPTPPPAEVHSPAADVNQNLSSSSTGLTTPAPNSNHNLPATDVNQNPPAAVTPQSLPHSSTQQNSSEAQCPQNGTRPDSKPSTLCADGQPQAPVEEVRSSMLLIDKVSTPPSATGTCSREATPIQGSGPLVQDFMSSSLLIDVQPSTLVMSTEQEMSGRVAATTPTKVYSEVHLTLAKPQSVVNRTARPFGIQAPGGTSQIERSPMMERRHFGEKASAPQHPAMVDRSPRPQRHVMSHSPMVERRLVGQRSPALERRPLGNFTPPPTYAETLSAAPPASRVRSPPSYSALYPSSDPKPSHLKGQAVPASKTGILEESMIRRGSRKSMFTFVEKPKVTPNPDLLDLVQTADEKRRQRDQGDTCAEEEPFALGAEASNFQQEPAPRDRASPAAAEEAVPEWASCLKSPRIQAKPKPKPNQNLSEASGKGAELYARRQSRMEKYVIESSGHTEMARCPSPTMSLPSSWKYSTNAPGGFRVASLSPARTPPASLYHGYLPENGVLRPEPTKQAPYQMRPSLFVLSPIKEPAKATPRSASSRAASSRAASPRAASPAKPSSLDLVPSLPKAGLPPSPALPRASRSSPGLYTSPGQDGLQPTAVSPTYSSDISPVSPSRAWSPRAKQAPRPSFSTRNAGIEAQDRQESLPTSPPWTPSASRPPSSLDGWVSPGPWEPGRGSSMGSPPPLPPPPMSPSWSERSVSPLRTETEVRPPSRQLQALLARNIINAARRKSASPRSAGAESLRPFSPPGVPPPPPPPRMRSPQPARSSPGLARAAAFTPIPPSPLLAGPSSCTSPRSPLPAPPRPFPYRRSPTDSDVSLDSEDSGVKSPGILGYNICPRGWNGSLRLKRGSLPTEASCTT, encoded by the exons ATGGAGGGGTACTCGGAAGAGACCAGCTTGCTGCGGCACCTGGAGAAGGTGGCCAGTGAGGAGGAAGAGGTCCCACTGGTGGTTTATTTAAAGGAGAATGCAGCTCTGCTGACAGCCAATGGGCTCCACCTGTCCCAGAACCGAGAGGCCCAGGAGTCCCCGCCCACCCCTCCTCCAGCGGAGGTCCACAGCCCAGCAGCAGATGTCAACCAAAACCTTTCCTCATCCAGTACTGGGCTCACCACACCAGCTCCTAACAGCAACCACAACCTGCCAGCCACCGATGTCAATCAGAACCCCCCAGCAGCTGTCACCCCCCAAAGCCTGCCACATTCTAGCACCCAACAGAATTCTTCCGAGGCACAGTGCCCACAGAATGGCACGAGGCCAGATTCCAAACCCAGCACCCTGTGTGCTGATGGGCAGCCCCAGGCGCCAGTGGAGGAGGTGAGATCCAGCATGCTCCTGATTGACAAGGTCTCAACTCCACCTTCTGCCACTGGCACCTGCTCCAGAGAAGCTACCCCCATCCAGGGCTCCGGACCCCTGGTCCAAGATTTCATGTCCAGCTCCCTGCTCATCGATGTGCAGCCCAGCACCCTAGTGATGTCAACAGAACAAGAGATGTCCGGGCGGGTAGCAGCCACCACACCCACCAAGGTGTACAGTGAGGTCCACCTCACGTTGGCCAAGCCCCAGTCCGTGGTGAACAGGACGGCCAGACCTTTTGGGATCCAGGCACCCGGGGGCACTAGCCAAATAGAGCGGAGCCCCATGATGGAGAGACGACACTTTGGGGAGAAGGCCTCTGCTCCCCAGCACCCCGCCATGGTAGACAGGAGTCCCCGGCCTCAGAGACATGTAATGTCCCACAGCCCCATGGTGGAAAGGAGGCTGGTGGGGCAGCGAAGCCCTGCCTTGGAGAGACGCCCCTTGGGGAActtcaccccaccccccacctatGCAGAGACCTTGTCTGCGGCTCCCCCGGCGTCCCGGGTTAGGTCTCCCCCCTCTTATTCTGCCCTGTATCCTAGCTCCGACCCCAAGCCTTCCCATCTGAAGGGCCAGGCAGTTCCTGCCAGCAAGACAGGCATTTTGGAGGAGTCGATGATCCGCAGAGGCAGTCGAAAATCCATGTTCACCTTTGTGGAGAAGCCGAAGGTCACCCCCAATCCAGACCTGCTGGATCTGGTACAGACGGCCGATGAGAAGCGgaggcagagggaccagggggACACCTGTGCCGAGGAGGAGCCCTTTGCGCTGGGGGCCGAGGCTTCCAACTTCCAGCAGGAACCAGCCCCTAGGGACAGGGCCAGCCCCGCTGCAGCTGAGGAGGCTGTCCCTGAGTGGGCCTCCTGCCTCAAGTCACCCCGCATCCAGGCCAAGCCGAAGCCCAAACCCAACCAGAACCTCTCAGAAGCCTCTGGGAAGGGGGCTGAGCTCTACGCCCGCCGCCAGTCACGGATGGAGAAGTATGTCATCGAATCTTCAGGCCACACTGAAATGGCCCGTTGCCCTTCACCCACCATGTCCCTGCCTTCATCCTGGAAATACTCCACTAATGCCCCTGGGGGCTTCCGAGTGGCATCCTTAAGCCCAGCGCGGACCCCGCCTGCCTCCCTCTACCATGGCTACCTGCCTGAGAATGGGGTCCTGCGCCCAGAGCCCACCAAGCAGGCCCCCTACCAGATGCGGCCCTCTCTCTTTGTCCTCTCGCCCATCAAAGAACCTGCCAAGGCCACGCCTCGATCTGCCTCCTCAAGAGCTGCATCCTCAAGAGCCGCCTCACCAAGAGCCGCCTCCCCCGCCAAGCCCAGCTCCCTGGACCTAGTGCCCAGCCTGCCCAAGGCGGGCCTCCCACCATCTCCGGCACTGCCTCGGGCTTCCCGCTCCTCCCCAGGCCTCTACACCTCACCTGGCCAGGACGGCCTCCAGCCCACTGCCGTGAGCCCCACCTACAGCAGTGATATCTCCCCCGTGTCTCCCTCCCGGGCATGGTCTCCCCGCGCCAAGCAGGCCCCCAGGCCCTCCTTCTCTACCCGGAACGCAGGGATCGAGGCTCAG GACCGCCAGGAGAGCCTGCCTACCTCCCCGCCCTGGACGCCCAGCGCGTCCCGGCCCCCTAGCAGCCTGGACGGCTGGGTGAGCCCAGGGCCGTGGGAACCGGGCCGCGGGAGCAGCATGGGAAGCCccccgccgctgccgccgccgcccaTGTCTCCCTCGTGGAGCGAGCGTTCAGTATCTCCGCTGCGAACCGAGACCGAGGTGCGTCCGCCCAGCCGCCAGCTGCAAGCGCTCCTGGCGCGAAACATCATCAACGCGGCCCGGCGCAAGAGCGCCTCCCCGCGGTCAGCGGGCGCCGAGAGCCTTCGGCCCTTTTCGCCTCCCGGGgtaccgccgccgccgccgccaccgcgcATGCGCTCGCCGCAGCCCGCCCGCTCCAGCCCAGGGTTGGCAAGGGCGGCGGCGTTCACGCCCATCCCGCCCAGCCCCTTGCTGGCCGGACCCTCGTCCTGCACTAGTCCCCGGAGCCCACTGCCTGCGCCGCCCAGGCCCTTTCCCTACCGCAGGTCGCCCACGGACTCCGACGTGTCTCTTGATTCTGAGGACTCTGGGGTTAAATCGCCTGGCATCCTCGGCTACAACATCTGTCCCCGCGGATGGAACGGTAGCCTGAGGCTCAAACGCGGCAGCCTCCCCACGGAGGCCTCCTGCACTACCTAA